TCACTTTTAAACAACCTTAAACAACATCACAAACACTCTCTCTCATCCAACTTTTATTCAAAAACAGAGACAATTCAGAGTGATTTAGTGTTACTTGCAGAGATGTACAATTGCATGGAGGAAGAACTCTTCAATTCTCAACAAACTCAACAAGCTCTTCTTCACTACAAAGATGGAAAACTCATATCACAAACATTGTGTGGTTCAGTCATATTGCTAGATGCTTGTGAGTGTTCAAGGGATTTATTGTTGATTCTTAGAGAACACATGCAAACACTTGAGTCATCAATACGTAGAAGAATTAGAAAAGGTGATTCAAGCATTGAAAATAGTGTTTCTTCATATGAAAGTTTTAGAAAGAATGCAaagaagaaaatttcaaaacaactTTTGCAGCTAAAGAGAATGCAGAACAAAGttaattcattttctctctGTGATAATCAAGATCAGAAACTAACCTTTTTGGCAACAGTTTTAAGAGAAGCAAATACAATTACTATAACAATACTATGTTCTATGCTACTTTTTTTGTCTATGCCAGCACTTGGAACAAAAGGGTCATCTTTGATTTCAAAGTTGAAGCCTATGATGTTGTTTTCTTCTTTGAAAGAAGGGAATAACAACAATGGTGTTGGAGAACTTAACAATGTTTTGTGTTGTCTTATTGGAAAAGAGAAAAGTAGTGATTATAATAGTGAAGGTCAAAGGGCATTGAAATTGTTGGAGAGATTGAATGTTGATATTGATGGTTTGGAAAGTGGATTAGATTGCATGTTTAGATGTTTGGTAAAAAATAGAGTTTTGTTTTTGAATATGCTTGCTCATTAGGGTAACATAAGTGGAGTAATATTCAATGTCCTATATAAAGCATGAGAGACTGATCTTGTAGtaaaaattaatacatcatgattcataattttttattcaagttcattctttatcattttttaaattacttattCCAAACTAGCTGATTTTAAagatttgtttatttaatttaataataaatttggtaAAATTTTATCCTTAGCGGTTAATCCTTTATTTGTGATAGCGAACTGTAGATTATAAGACTTTCTTTCTCCTAGATACTAGAtgattaaaatcaaaaataaattataagtatCTAAGTACTTAACCCTCttgtaaacaaaaaaatacttaaacctTGTTTTTTATGATAAACATGAAATTATTATGAATTAAAGTAGCATTAATGttcattttacaattattttttaggagATTTGAATTCTATTCcttgacaaaaaattaaaagtatgaGTATTTTGATCACTTTAACTTTGTCAAATTTATAGGTATTTTACTACTATTAACCTGAGTGTTGTGAGcttgttttcaaattcatcatttatgtattcttttaatttaaacgaattaataaaaaaaaaatttaaattactattCAATAAGACATGTATTCTGCCACATGATTCCACTCCATCCCATTTTTATAATTACCACTCCATCCCATTTTTATAATTAGacttgagaaaataaataattcttatTGGATCTCATATGTAAgtataaaaactttttatttatttttttgaacaaagtaTAAACTACTTTAGACTTacaatat
This DNA window, taken from Cicer arietinum cultivar CDC Frontier isolate Library 1 unplaced genomic scaffold, Cicar.CDCFrontier_v2.0 Ca_scaffold_5650_v2.0, whole genome shotgun sequence, encodes the following:
- the LOC101490922 gene encoding uncharacterized protein, whose product is METISKFPYTHQPLRSISFPTRGNPSSQRVQSLLNNLKQHHKHSLSSNFYSKTETIQSDLVLLAEMYNCMEEELFNSQQTQQALLHYKDGKLISQTLCGSVILLDACECSRDLLLILREHMQTLESSIRRRIRKGDSSIENSVSSYESFRKNAKKKISKQLLQLKRMQNKVNSFSLCDNQDQKLTFLATVLREANTITITILCSMLLFLSMPALGTKGSSLISKLKPMMLFSSLKEGNNNNGVGELNNVLCCLIGKEKSSDYNSEGQRALKLLERLNVDIDGLESGLDCMFRCLVKNRVLFLNMLAH